The DNA region AGGTGTGAGCCGAGGCGCGCTTGCCGAGCCGGGCCTTGGCCACCGCCTCCTTGATCGCCCGTTGGACATGGGATTCATGGAGGTGGTAGCGCCGCATCTCCCCGGATTCCGGCACCCGGGTCAGGCTCCTGGCCGGGAAGAGCCACTGCCAGACGAATTCCCGGGCCGCATGGCGGTATTTGCGCTCCAGGGCATTGACCAGAAAGACCCCGGCGCAGCCCCGCTCCAAGTCCTGCTGGTGCAGGGATTTCAGGCCTTCGATCCGGGCCCGGAGATCGGAGCGCACCGCCTCCGGTATCGGCACCGTCCGATCCTTCTGGCCCTTGCCGTCATGCACGGTCAGAACCCCGGCAGAGAAATTGATGTCCTGCACCCGCAGCCGCAGGCACTCGAAGAGCCGCAGGCCGCAGCCGTACAGAAGCCGCACCACCAGATCGAAAGGGTCCTCCAGGTACGCCAGGACCGCCTGGATCTCCTCCCGGGACAGCACCACCGGGATGTACGGCCGGCGCTTGGCCCGGACCACGCCCTCGACCTTGCCGAACTCCTGATGGAGGACATGGCGGAAGAAGAACAACAGGGCATTGAAGGCCTGGTTCTGGGTGGACGCCGAGACGCCCCGCACCACAGCCAATTGGGTCAGAAACCCCTTGACGTCCGCCGGCGTCAGCTCGGCCGGTGGCTTGCTGCGGGTGAAGGTCTGGAGCTTAGCCAGCCAGTGCTGGTATGTGCGCAGGGTTCGTGGCGAGTAGTGCCGGAGCCGGATCTCCTCGGCCAGCCGGTCGAATTCCCCTTTCCAGGAGATCCCTGTCCGCGGCTGACTGGCCGGGCCAGTCGGCGGAGCCGAAGCCGGCGCTGGTGACGCCGGCTCCTGCACCCGCGGCAATGGCTCCGGGAACGCCGTCGCTTCCCGAACCGTGGCCCCGGCCACCGGGAGCCGGTGCCAGGGCTCCCCGCCCCATGCCTTCCCTGCCGGAGGTGCCGCGGCGGCTGAAGTCTGCCCGGGGGATGGCACCCTCCGGGCCACGGAGCCATTCCCCGAGGCCTGCGGCTGTTCCGGCTTTCCGGCAGAGGCCGGCGCAAGGACCGACCGCGTTTCCCCCAGCGGTGCTGCAGCGGCGGCCGCGGTCCGCGACTCCGGGGCAGAACGTTGCGCCGGACCCTCGGTAGCCTGCGGCCGCCCAGGCGCACCCGGTGGCCCAGGGGGCTCTTCCCTGGATTCCTCCCCAGATATCAGCTCCAGATAGAACGACACCGCCTGCGAGGCCTGCTGCCGCTGTTGTTCGTTCTGCCGCCTGTCCTGGAGCTTCCCCAGAAAGGGGGCCAGGCTGTCCCCTTGCCTGTCCGGCAGCTGATACTTGCCGCAGAAATCCAGGTAGTAACGGAGCCATTTCAGGAAAGCGCCATGGGCTTGCCCGGGAATCGCCTTTTGCCGCAGGAATGCCAGGAATCGAGCCTGCAAGGCCGGGGAAACGTTGAGCATGGAGGATATCCTGTGTGTGTTAGCTAGCCAGACTGTGGAGATATACGGAAAGAATGCGTGAAAATTTTTCCCTTGTCAACCAAGTGCCCGGCCGACTATTACTTAGCGAAATCGGGGGGATGAACGTAGCCCTGTCAGGGCAAGTGAGGTCCGTCGGGACATGCCAGGAAGCACTGCCGCCTACCGCGGCGGAGATACACAGAAACCATCGAATTGCTTGTTCCCGGCGACTCCGTCGCCGGGAATCGCGGCGCTGACTTCGCCGCGATTGGGCTCACCCGCTCAACCGGCAGTAGGTTCGCCGGTTATAAGAAAGAGACTGGTCGGCTTCGAGAGGCGACACAAAGAGCGTGGCGATACCGGCTTACGGCCGGCGTTTGGTCCCGTAACCTTTTGGCGGCGACAAGACGAGCGCGGCGGACAAAGACTTCTTCGACGGGCTCGTAACTTTCACGATTAGCCAGCAACTGCACAAGCCTGGAGCGACTTGGACTTCAAAGAGCAGTAGCCTGCGGTCTTTGGAAATGACATCGCGAGCGCCTCGGATTTTGGCTTGACAAAAACACAACTCCGCGAGACGACGAGCGACAAAGCGAGCGCGGGGCGACTCGGCCCAACGCCCACGGCGTCGCCCCAGGACATGAAAATAGCGTGTGC from Thermodesulfobacteriota bacterium includes:
- a CDS encoding integron integrase, giving the protein MQEPASPAPASAPPTGPASQPRTGISWKGEFDRLAEEIRLRHYSPRTLRTYQHWLAKLQTFTRSKPPAELTPADVKGFLTQLAVVRGVSASTQNQAFNALLFFFRHVLHQEFGKVEGVVRAKRRPYIPVVLSREEIQAVLAYLEDPFDLVVRLLYGCGLRLFECLRLRVQDINFSAGVLTVHDGKGQKDRTVPIPEAVRSDLRARIEGLKSLHQQDLERGCAGVFLVNALERKYRHAAREFVWQWLFPARSLTRVPESGEMRRYHLHESHVQRAIKEAVAKARLGKRASAHTFRHSFASHLLQANFDIRTIQQLLGHSDVRTTMIYTHTVPSTTIKEARSPLDLWPG